A window of the Syntrophorhabdus sp. genome harbors these coding sequences:
- a CDS encoding biotin/lipoyl-binding protein translates to MATEVTCPMVGKIVKVDVKVGDKVNEDDQVAILEAMKMEMPIVAPAAGTVKEILVEAGQEVEADTVIATLE, encoded by the coding sequence ATGGCTACTGAAGTAACATGTCCCATGGTAGGAAAGATCGTTAAGGTTGATGTGAAGGTCGGCGACAAGGTGAACGAGGACGATCAGGTCGCGATCCTCGAGGCAATGAAGATGGAAATGCCGATCGTTGCTCCGGCAGCCGGAACCGTCAAGGAGATCCTTGTTGAGGCCGGTCAGGAAGTGGAAGCGGATACGGTCATCGCAACTCTTGAATAG
- a CDS encoding 2-hydroxyglutaryl-CoA dehydratase codes for MLVAGIDIGSITTEALLLDKDKGILGYTILQTGADSKKTAEMALEKVLAYPGKSPSDVSYIVATGCGRKRAAFAKQAVTEITCIAKGVNHLFPQARTIIDIGGQDTKVIRIDEKGRVVEFEMNDKCAAGTGRFIEVMAKALNVELDRIGDLSLKHKKDVTISSICTVFAESEVISLVSEGEELEDILYGIHKAIADRTMGLINRLGGIQNDVIMAGGVAKNIGVVKALEAALGTQLKIHVEPQIVGSLGAAIIAMEKSA; via the coding sequence ATGTTAGTTGCCGGGATAGATATAGGTTCGATCACAACTGAAGCTCTGCTTCTCGATAAGGATAAGGGAATATTGGGTTATACCATCCTTCAGACGGGCGCGGATTCCAAGAAGACGGCTGAGATGGCACTTGAGAAAGTGCTCGCCTATCCGGGCAAAAGCCCTTCAGATGTATCCTATATTGTAGCAACCGGCTGCGGCAGAAAAAGAGCGGCCTTTGCGAAGCAGGCGGTCACGGAGATCACATGCATAGCGAAAGGCGTGAACCATCTTTTTCCGCAGGCGAGAACGATCATCGATATCGGCGGTCAGGACACGAAGGTCATCAGGATAGATGAAAAGGGCCGCGTCGTTGAGTTCGAAATGAATGACAAGTGTGCCGCCGGGACCGGAAGGTTCATCGAGGTCATGGCCAAGGCACTGAACGTGGAACTCGACAGGATCGGTGATCTGTCGCTGAAACACAAGAAGGACGTCACCATCAGCAGTATCTGCACGGTTTTTGCCGAGTCAGAGGTCATATCCCTCGTCAGCGAGGGCGAAGAGCTGGAGGATATCCTTTACGGTATCCACAAGGCCATCGCCGACAGGACGATGGGACTCATCAACAGGCTCGGTGGTATCCAGAACGATGTCATCATGGCGGGTGGGGTTGCGAAGAACATCGGCGTGGTAAAGGCCCTCGAGGCAGCGCTGGGCACGCAGCTCAAGATACATGTCGAGCCACAGATCGTGGGGTCTCTCGGCGCCGCCATCATCGCGATGGAGAAGTCAGCGTAG